A window of Methylobacterium bullatum genomic DNA:
CCGCCTATCTCGAATGGACCGGGCAGCGCGTCCCCAGCGTCCTGACGATCCACAATCTCGCCTATCAGGGCCTGTTCCCGAGCGATTCCCTCGGTCGCCTCGGCATCCCGGACGGGGCCTTCCAGATGGATGGCTGCGAGTTCTACGGGCATCTCTCATTCCTCAAGGCCGGCATCTACTACGCCTCGCACGTGACCACGGTGAGCGAGACCTATGCCCGCGAGATCATGATGCCGGAATCCGGCTGCGGCCTCGACGGCCTCCTGCGCACCCGCGCCGCCCAGGGGCGTCTCGCCGGCATCCTCAACGGGATCGACGAGAGCTGGGACCCCCGCACCGATCCCCACCTCGCCACGCGGTTCGAGGCGGACGATTGGAAGGGCAAGCGCGCCAATGCCGAGACGGTGCGCCGGAAGTTCGGCCTCGCCGTGTCGCGCGGCCCGCTCTTCGCCATCGTCTCGCGCCTCGTCCACCAGAAGGGCATCGATCTCAGCCTCAGCGCGGCCGAGACCATCGTGGCCGAGGGCGGTCAGATCGTCGTCATCGGCGAGGGCGAGCGCCGCTTCGAGACCGCGCTCAGCGATCTCGCCCGCCGCCATCCGGATGCCGTCGGGGTCCAAGTGGGATTCGAGGAGAAGGAAGCGCGGCGGATGTTCGCCGGAAGCGACTTCCTGCTGATGCCCTCGCGCTTCGAGCCCTGCGGTCTCGCGCAGATGTATGCCCAGCGTTTCGGCTCGCTGCCGATCGTGCGTCGCACCGGTGGCCTCGCCGATACGGTGGAGGACGGCGTGACCGGCTTCACCTTCGGAGAAGCCTCGCAGAAGGGGTTCCTCGGCGCTGTCCGCCGCGCCCTCGACACGTTCGGCGAGAAGAAGCGCCTCAACGCCATGCGCCGCCGCGCCATGTCCCGCTCCTTCACCTGGGACGGCGCGGCCATGGATTACTCGGCACTCTACGCCCGCGCGCTGGGCAATGGCGGCGGGCTGCGC
This region includes:
- the glgA gene encoding Glycogen synthase yields the protein MPATTTSSADLASPVFASGAADAEVIRSLSLQPRILYATPEMADFVKTGGLGEVAGALPRSLRRHYDVRVLIPGYRQVVDRFDHIPVVAHLRGHAGVPPCDLGLIETGDGLKVYIILSADLYQRDGTPYGDAQGDFRDNDLRFARLSLAAAELTGGVDPSWSADLLHLNDWQTALAPAYLEWTGQRVPSVLTIHNLAYQGLFPSDSLGRLGIPDGAFQMDGCEFYGHLSFLKAGIYYASHVTTVSETYAREIMMPESGCGLDGLLRTRAAQGRLAGILNGIDESWDPRTDPHLATRFEADDWKGKRANAETVRRKFGLAVSRGPLFAIVSRLVHQKGIDLSLSAAETIVAEGGQIVVIGEGERRFETALSDLARRHPDAVGVQVGFEEKEARRMFAGSDFLLMPSRFEPCGLAQMYAQRFGSLPIVRRTGGLADTVEDGVTGFTFGEASQKGFLGAVRRALDTFGEKKRLNAMRRRAMSRSFTWDGAAMDYSALYARALGNGGGLRARTV